The following proteins come from a genomic window of Desulfonatronum thiodismutans:
- a CDS encoding holo-[acyl-carrier-protein] synthase produces the protein MPIVGLGLDVVELDRIQRIWERFGETFARRVLTEAEQARLHVGSPVPYLASRFAAKEAAVKALGTGFRHGITFQQIEISSRSSGQPELRFFGAAQDVAARLGAHRVHLSLTHGRDTAAAVVILEHDP, from the coding sequence ATGCCCATAGTCGGCCTGGGTCTGGACGTGGTGGAACTGGACCGGATTCAGCGGATATGGGAACGCTTCGGTGAGACCTTCGCCCGGCGCGTGCTCACGGAAGCCGAGCAGGCCCGGCTCCATGTCGGATCGCCGGTCCCTTATCTGGCCTCCCGGTTCGCGGCCAAGGAAGCTGCGGTCAAGGCCCTGGGCACCGGATTCCGTCACGGCATCACGTTCCAGCAGATCGAAATCTCCTCACGCTCTTCCGGCCAACCGGAGCTGCGATTCTTCGGCGCGGCCCAAGACGTCGCCGCCAGGCTCGGGGCGCATCGCGTCCACCTCAGCCTGACTCACGGACGGGACACCGCCGCGGCGGTGGTCATTCTGGAGCATGATCCTTAG
- a CDS encoding TrmH family RNA methyltransferase, giving the protein MRTSITEQRIHRIREVLAKRQKDLTLILNNIHDPHNVSAILRSCDAFGVHGVQLYYTRESFPLVGKRSSASAKKWVDRVRHHDAAAMISGLRAQGFQIIGTSLTADAKPLPEWDFTGPTAVLLGNEHRGQDPALDALIPDNLFIPMQGMIQSLNVSVAAAVILYEAWRQRQARGCYDRPSFDSEEMEELVCSWMTR; this is encoded by the coding sequence ATGAGAACCTCCATCACCGAACAACGCATCCACAGGATTCGGGAAGTCCTTGCCAAACGCCAGAAAGACCTGACCCTGATCCTGAACAACATCCACGACCCGCACAACGTCTCCGCCATTCTGCGCAGTTGCGACGCCTTCGGGGTTCACGGCGTGCAGTTGTACTATACCCGCGAATCCTTTCCACTGGTGGGCAAGCGCTCTTCTGCTTCGGCCAAGAAATGGGTGGACCGGGTTCGCCACCACGACGCCGCGGCCATGATCAGCGGGCTTCGCGCCCAGGGCTTTCAGATCATCGGCACCAGCCTGACCGCGGACGCCAAACCACTCCCGGAATGGGACTTCACCGGCCCCACGGCCGTCCTTCTGGGCAACGAACACCGAGGTCAGGACCCGGCCCTGGACGCCTTGATCCCGGATAACCTTTTCATCCCCATGCAGGGCATGATCCAGAGCCTGAACGTCTCCGTGGCCGCGGCCGTGATCCTCTACGAGGCTTGGCGGCAACGCCAAGCCCGGGGCTGCTACGACCGGCCCAGTTTTGATTCCGAGGAAATGGAGGAGTTGGTTTGCTCCTGGATGACCCGATGA
- a CDS encoding tetratricopeptide repeat protein yields MQHHPTPPTEFLAQSVRIKGVFSTTSRITVGFGHTKKKISQNVLVFAVEEEDGTISIQALNAHFVPTGTAKVITRENLLKNYLPEPDVYLSKVFPLMRAVEKSVARGERHLRNNETFSAEMEFKTALRIDEENIRATFGLGLSYLARGDTQRGAIVFRRLVRLDAAFEPRHKHMFNQFGISLRKNQMYPQALKYYVKASIISGEDENLIFNMARTFLEKDRPTLALKFVDKALAMNPHLVEARKFKTFLEKRLGSSSSKASNASQPTKTYNFL; encoded by the coding sequence ATGCAACACCATCCGACCCCACCCACCGAATTTCTTGCTCAAAGCGTCCGCATCAAGGGCGTTTTTTCGACCACCTCCCGCATAACCGTGGGTTTTGGGCACACCAAAAAGAAAATCAGTCAAAACGTTCTCGTCTTTGCCGTTGAGGAAGAAGACGGCACGATTTCCATCCAAGCCCTGAACGCCCATTTCGTTCCCACGGGAACGGCCAAGGTGATCACTCGGGAGAATCTGCTCAAAAATTACCTACCCGAGCCGGACGTCTACCTTTCCAAGGTCTTCCCCTTGATGCGCGCCGTGGAAAAGTCCGTGGCCCGCGGCGAACGGCATCTGCGCAACAACGAAACCTTCAGCGCGGAAATGGAGTTCAAGACCGCCCTGCGCATCGACGAGGAAAACATCCGGGCCACGTTTGGACTCGGCCTGTCCTATCTGGCCCGAGGCGACACCCAGCGAGGGGCCATCGTCTTTCGTCGTCTGGTTCGCCTGGACGCGGCCTTTGAGCCGCGGCACAAGCACATGTTCAACCAGTTCGGTATCTCCCTGCGTAAGAACCAAATGTATCCCCAGGCTTTGAAGTACTACGTCAAAGCGAGCATCATCAGCGGCGAGGATGAAAACCTGATCTTCAATATGGCTCGCACGTTTCTTGAAAAAGATCGCCCGACCTTGGCCTTGAAATTCGTCGACAAGGCCCTGGCCATGAATCCCCACTTGGTCGAAGCCCGGAAATTCAAGACGTTTCTGGAAAAACGCCTCGGCTCATCCTCTTCAAAAGCTTCAAACGCCTCCCAACCTACAAAAACCTACAATTTTCTATGA
- a CDS encoding molybdenum cofactor biosynthesis protein MoaE yields MDISKTIGQLKQEPGFVDNVGMVLVHNGTVRSWSRKDKQQVTALEVTPDQEKIQQLVREYSAKPGIFRIVVEARSGLFQPGDDLLFIIVAGDVREHVKPVLSELLERIKAEGVTKREIPATGPATA; encoded by the coding sequence ATGGATATCAGCAAGACCATCGGGCAATTGAAACAGGAGCCCGGCTTCGTGGACAACGTGGGTATGGTGCTTGTGCATAACGGCACTGTTCGTAGCTGGTCCAGAAAGGACAAGCAACAGGTCACGGCTTTGGAGGTGACGCCGGATCAGGAAAAAATTCAGCAGTTGGTCCGGGAATATTCCGCCAAACCCGGCATTTTTCGAATCGTGGTTGAGGCCAGGTCCGGCTTGTTCCAGCCCGGAGACGACCTGCTGTTCATCATTGTGGCCGGGGATGTTCGCGAACATGTTAAACCTGTTCTTTCAGAGCTTTTAGAGCGGATCAAGGCCGAGGGCGTCACCAAGCGGGAGATCCCTGCAACGGGCCCAGCCACTGCTTGA
- a CDS encoding pyridoxine 5'-phosphate synthase, translating into MPVLVVNVDHVATLRQARMGREPDPVTAAHLAELGGAHGIIVHLREDRRHIQDRDLALLKQTVQTNLHLEMAATNEMHAIALATVPHMVCLVPEKREELTTEGGLNLIGRGQDLRDYLADIHAAGIASSLFIDADPEQIQAAKAIGSEYIEIHTGHYADASSREERKTELKKILHGIQLARDFGLKVNLGHGLNYTNILPFAQTPGIEEYSIGHSIMARAIHVGLGQAVREMADIIRTFSS; encoded by the coding sequence ATGCCCGTTCTCGTCGTCAACGTCGACCATGTCGCCACCCTGCGCCAAGCCCGGATGGGCCGGGAGCCCGACCCGGTCACTGCCGCCCATCTGGCCGAACTGGGCGGAGCTCACGGGATTATCGTCCATCTGCGCGAGGACCGTCGGCACATCCAGGACAGGGACCTGGCCCTGCTCAAGCAAACCGTCCAAACCAATCTGCACCTGGAAATGGCCGCTACGAACGAAATGCACGCCATTGCCCTGGCCACCGTCCCGCACATGGTCTGCCTGGTCCCGGAAAAACGGGAAGAGTTGACCACCGAAGGCGGATTGAACCTCATCGGCCGGGGGCAGGATCTCCGGGACTACCTAGCGGACATCCACGCCGCCGGAATCGCCTCCAGCCTGTTCATCGACGCGGATCCGGAACAGATCCAGGCCGCCAAGGCTATCGGCTCGGAATACATTGAAATCCATACCGGCCATTACGCGGACGCGTCGAGCCGAGAGGAACGCAAGACCGAGCTGAAGAAAATCCTTCACGGCATCCAACTCGCACGGGACTTCGGGCTGAAGGTCAACCTCGGTCACGGCCTGAACTACACGAACATCCTGCCCTTTGCCCAAACCCCCGGCATCGAGGAATACTCCATCGGCCACAGCATCATGGCCCGAGCCATTCACGTCGGTCTGGGCCAAGCGGTCCGAGAAATGGCGGATATCATCCGGACATTTTCTTCCTGA
- a CDS encoding glycosyltransferase family 2 protein gives MLVSIVIPVFNRPEQVLRAARSVLAQHDRHGPWTTLEVLVVDDGSTDATPSVLDEIRDTRMQVLRHERNQGVSSARNTGLAAAQGEYLALLDSDDWWLPEKLTTHLAYHEAGGWRISQTDEIWIRRGHRVNPRAKHAKPEGWFFEDALKLCLVSPSCVLFDRRFWEEVGSFDPTLPACEDYDLWLRTLIRHPVGFCPERLVHKTGGHPDQLSRKIIGLDLYRIQALVKLLQTQVLSSSQRTATIRELHAKARVYISGCLKHDKPEEAERIKQWLGPLQGSPAW, from the coding sequence ATGCTGGTTTCCATTGTCATTCCGGTCTTCAACCGCCCGGAACAAGTGCTCCGGGCGGCGCGTTCCGTACTGGCCCAGCACGACCGTCATGGCCCCTGGACGACATTGGAAGTATTGGTGGTGGATGACGGAAGCACGGACGCGACCCCATCGGTATTAGACGAAATCCGGGATACGAGAATGCAGGTTCTACGCCACGAACGAAATCAGGGCGTTTCCTCGGCCCGCAACACGGGGCTGGCCGCGGCCCAGGGCGAATACCTGGCGCTGCTGGATTCGGATGACTGGTGGTTGCCGGAAAAACTAACGACCCACCTTGCCTACCATGAAGCCGGAGGGTGGCGTATTTCCCAGACCGACGAAATCTGGATTCGCCGAGGACATCGGGTCAATCCCAGGGCCAAACATGCCAAGCCCGAAGGCTGGTTTTTTGAAGACGCCCTGAAGCTGTGCCTGGTCAGTCCGTCCTGCGTGCTGTTCGACCGACGGTTCTGGGAAGAGGTTGGGTCTTTTGACCCGACCCTCCCGGCCTGCGAGGATTACGATCTCTGGCTACGAACCCTGATCCGCCACCCCGTGGGCTTCTGCCCGGAAAGGCTGGTGCACAAGACTGGCGGCCACCCGGACCAACTTTCCAGAAAAATCATTGGTCTGGACCTCTACCGGATCCAGGCCCTGGTCAAGCTGCTGCAAACCCAAGTCCTGTCTTCGTCCCAACGCACGGCCACGATCCGGGAACTCCATGCAAAGGCAAGGGTCTACATCAGCGGTTGTCTCAAGCACGACAAGCCCGAAGAAGCCGAACGGATCAAGCAGTGGCTGGGCCCGTTGCAGGGATCTCCCGCTTGGTGA
- a CDS encoding GNAT family N-acetyltransferase: MILNHRPVAESDFHAICAFPRNEDELFFAYPKATYPLTPPQLLEAVRRRSDSTVVEDDENVVAFANFYRWETQGCCSIGNVIVSPTARGKGVGRYLVERMIDLAFTKYRAAEVTVSCFNRNVAGLLLYPRLGFQPYAVEERSDKSDSRVALIHMRLRNPG; encoded by the coding sequence ATGATCCTGAATCACCGCCCCGTGGCCGAAAGCGACTTTCACGCTATTTGCGCGTTTCCGCGCAACGAGGATGAGCTGTTCTTCGCGTATCCCAAGGCCACGTATCCGCTGACGCCGCCTCAACTGCTGGAGGCCGTCCGGCGACGCTCGGACTCCACGGTGGTGGAGGATGATGAGAACGTCGTCGCGTTCGCCAATTTTTATCGCTGGGAAACGCAAGGATGCTGTTCCATCGGCAATGTCATCGTCTCCCCGACGGCGCGAGGAAAAGGCGTGGGTCGGTACCTCGTTGAGCGAATGATCGACCTTGCTTTCACGAAATACAGGGCAGCCGAGGTGACGGTGTCGTGCTTCAACCGCAACGTAGCCGGACTACTGCTGTATCCTCGGCTGGGGTTTCAGCCCTATGCCGTGGAGGAGCGGAGTGATAAGAGTGATAGCCGGGTAGCGCTGATTCATATGCGATTGCGCAACCCAGGCTGA
- the galE gene encoding UDP-glucose 4-epimerase GalE, whose amino-acid sequence MSDTILVTGGAGYIGSQTCKALAVAGFRPVTLDNLVYGHEWAVRWGELVKGDILDRAALDALFAAHAPKAVIHFAAYAYVGESVADPQKYYRNNVAGSLSLLEGMLRHGCRRIVFSSTCATYGEPLKIPIPEAHPQHPVNPYGWSKLMIEQMLRDFDAAYGLRHVALRYFNAAGADPDGELGEEHDPETHLIPLAVLAALGKRGPLSVFGRDYPTPDGTAIRDYIHVADLARAHVAALRFLLDEDRSEAFNLGTGSGHSVRQVVDMVREVGGRDVPTLDAPRRAGDPPALVAVADKARAVLGWEPSLPQLRDIVQTAWDWHAGRR is encoded by the coding sequence ATGAGCGACACCATTTTGGTGACCGGCGGAGCCGGGTATATCGGCAGCCAGACCTGCAAGGCTCTGGCAGTGGCCGGGTTTCGACCGGTGACTTTGGACAACTTGGTTTACGGCCATGAGTGGGCCGTACGCTGGGGAGAGCTGGTCAAGGGGGACATCCTGGACCGGGCCGCGCTGGATGCATTGTTCGCGGCCCATGCCCCCAAGGCGGTGATCCACTTCGCGGCCTATGCCTATGTGGGCGAGTCCGTGGCCGATCCCCAAAAATATTACCGCAACAACGTCGCCGGGTCGCTCAGCTTGCTGGAGGGCATGCTCCGGCACGGCTGTCGGCGGATCGTCTTTTCCAGTACCTGCGCCACCTACGGCGAGCCGCTGAAGATTCCCATCCCCGAAGCCCATCCCCAGCATCCGGTCAACCCCTATGGCTGGAGCAAGCTGATGATCGAACAAATGCTCCGGGACTTCGACGCGGCCTATGGTCTGCGTCACGTGGCCCTGCGCTACTTCAACGCTGCAGGGGCCGATCCGGACGGGGAACTGGGCGAGGAGCACGATCCGGAGACCCATCTGATCCCGCTGGCGGTGCTCGCGGCCCTGGGCAAGCGCGGGCCGTTGTCCGTTTTTGGCCGGGATTATCCGACCCCGGACGGGACGGCGATCCGGGATTATATCCATGTCGCCGACCTGGCCCGGGCCCATGTGGCCGCATTGCGATTTCTGCTGGACGAGGATCGCAGCGAGGCGTTCAATCTGGGAACCGGCTCGGGGCACAGCGTGCGTCAGGTCGTGGACATGGTCCGGGAAGTGGGCGGACGAGATGTACCGACCCTGGACGCCCCCCGGCGGGCCGGAGACCCTCCGGCCCTGGTGGCCGTTGCGGACAAGGCCCGGGCCGTTCTGGGGTGGGAACCGAGCCTTCCTCAATTGCGGGACATCGTTCAAACGGCCTGGGACTGGCACGCCGGACGACGATGA